In one Rhopalosiphum padi isolate XX-2018 chromosome 3, ASM2088224v1, whole genome shotgun sequence genomic region, the following are encoded:
- the LOC132927878 gene encoding zinc finger MYM-type protein 1-like yields the protein MVDLQKCKKIDVELINQYNKEKMYWIQVLRRVIAVIKFLSSRGLAFRGDSEVFGCPKNGNYLGCLELLSNFDPFLEEHIKKFGNPGKGNISYMSSTICNEFIDILATTLNLKIVSEIKESIYFGISIDSTPDIAHIDQLTIIIRYTTIGQGKVVERFLGFVPIEQHDGKYLFNVLTKLLNDNNIDISNCRSQSYDNASNMSGIYSGVQALFREVNKLAEWVPCAAHSLNLVGSVTVECCTEAIKFFSVVQSIYTFLAASPQRWSIMLKNMKESVFVVKSLSETRWSARSDATKALSLNYEEIRQALIDISLSERQPPNAVNEAKSLVKKLNRLETVLMSNIWNDILQQINIVNKSLQTPGIEICTVVNLYNSLILCFKKMRSAEEFDLFEEKAKKRVSGLSDYSEMESRKRKHKVSINDGNAIDAVDQMSARDKFKTQTFYVIIDKLIVEMEKRKKAYLKLDERFNFLTNESLKDEEIKIKANNLVEAYKTDLESSFVNEFLIFKSFRETGMSVNEMLIKQINTKMVTSFPNVNIAFRIYLSIFGTSCEGERSFSILKRVKNWQRSTIGQDKLSSLSVLAIEHELLQDIDTEKVIESFANKKYRKKHL from the coding sequence atggtagaccttcaaaaatgtaaaaaaatagatGTGGAATTAATAAATcagtataataaagaaaaaatgtattggatTCAAGTTTTAAGACGAGTTATAGCAGTAATTAAGTTCTTATCGTCTAGAGGATTAGCTTTTAGAGGAGATTCGGAAGTATTTGGCTGTCCAAAAAATGGTAACTATTTAGGTTGCCTTGAACTTCTTTCTAATTTTGATCCTTTTCTTGAAGAGCATATAAAAAAGTTCGGAAATCCTGGCAAaggaaatatatcatatatgtcaTCTACGATTTGCAACGAATTTATAGACATTCTTGCTACtactctaaatttaaaaattgtttctgAAATAAAAGAATCAATATATTTCGGTATTAGTATTGATTCGACGCCCGACATAGCGCACATCGATCAGTTAACGATCATTATTCGTTACACCACCATTGGTCAAGGAAAAGTCGTAGAGAGATTTCTTGGCTTTGTTCCTATTGAACAGCATGATGGTAAATATCTTTTTAATGTATTGACTAAATTGCTTAACGATAACAATATTGACATATCAAATTGCCGTTCTCAGTCTTACGACAATGCGAGTAATATGAGTGGAATATACTCAGGAGTTCAAGCTCTTTTTCGTGAAGTAAATAAATTGGCCGAGTGGGTTCCCTGTGCTGCACATAGTTTAAACTTGGTAGGATCTGTTACTGTTGAATGTTGTACTGAAgccattaaattttttagtgtgGTTCAGTCAATTTATACGTTTTTGGCAGCATCACCTCAAAGATGgtctataatgttaaaaaatatgaaggAGTCTGTTTTTGTAGTTAAAAGTCTGTCTGAAACAAGATGGTCCGCGCGTAGTGATGCAACGAAGGCATTATCACTTAATTATGAAGAAATCCGTCAGGCTTTGATTGATATTTCATTATCAGAAAGACAACCTCCTAATGCTGTTAATGAAGCTAAGTCACTTGTTAAAAAACTCAATCGTCTTGAAACTGTTCTAATGTCTAATATTTGGAATGACATTttacaacaaattaatattgtaaacaaatcGTTACAAACACCCGGTATTGAGATATGTACTGTCGTTAACCTCTATAACagtcttatattatgttttaaaaaaatgagaaGCGCCGaagaatttgatttatttgaagaaaaagcaaaaaaaagagTTTCTGGTTTGTCTGATTATTCTGAAATGGAATCTAGAAAACGTAAACATAAAGTCTCGATAAATGATGGCAATGCAATTGATGCTGTTGATCAAATGAGTGCTAGAGATAAATTCAAAACtcaaacattttatgtaataattgataaattgattGTTGAAatggaaaaacgaaaaaaagcttatttaaaattagacgaaagatttaattttttaactaacgAGAGTTTAAAAgatgaagaaataaaaataaaggcaAATAATTTAGTTGAAGCCTATAAAACCGATTTAGAATCTTCATTTGTTAAtgagtttttgatttttaagagCTTTCGAGAAACTGGGATGTCTGTTAATGAAATgctaattaaacaaataaataccaaAATGGTAACAAGTTTTCCAAATGTAAACATTGCTTTTAggatatatttatcaatttttgggACTTCGTGCGAAGGTGAAAgatcattttcaattttaaagagGGTTAAGAACTGGCAGCGGTCAACTATTGGACAAGataaattatcatcattatcgGTACTTGCAATTGAACACGAATTACTCCAAGACATCGATACCGAAAAAGTTATAGAATCATttgcaaacaaaaaatatcgtaaaaaacatttgtaa
- the LOC132925728 gene encoding zinc finger MYM-type protein 1-like codes for MFLNLKCNKSYSSVASGIIHSRKKEVEDNRQHVYYLLKTTLYLAKQGIPFRGHDESKESSNRGNYIELLNMFCDDNVKLKLESRYGHYTSPEYQNDCIKIIASITRSNIIQQISPIGAFSILVDETKDTSKKEQLSFVIRFVDNEFNVFEKALGCYHMVKCNASALSQEIQKIVIENNLDINKCIAQCYDGASVMSGVFSGVQKRIADVVPQAIFVHCYAHRLNLCLIHSIQNNSIVVNFFDTVQSLYKYLMSGHTRYEIFMKVQEDKNLKAIHLERLVETRWSYWHTSL; via the coding sequence atgtttttaaatttaaaatgtaataaaagttaTTCTTCTGTTGCAAGTGGCATAATACATTCTCGAAAGAAAGAAGTTGAAGATAACCGTCAACATGTTTATTACTTATTGAAAACTACTTTATATTTAGCAAAACAAGGCATACCATTCCGAGGACATGATGAGAGTAAAGAATCATCAAACCGTGGAAATTATATTGAACTCTTAAATATGTTTTGTGatgataatgttaaattaaaattagaatccAGATATGGACATTATACATCTCCCGAGTATCAGAacgattgtattaaaattattgcttCTATCACAAGGTCAAACATAATTCAACAAATTTCACCAATTGGTGCCTTTTCTATTCTTGTGGATGAAACTAAAGACACTAGTAAAAAAGAACAGCTGTCATTTGTAATCAGGTTTGTTGACAATgagtttaatgtttttgaaaaagctTTGGGTTGTTACCACATGGTTAAATGTAATGCTTCAGCTCTTAGTCAAGAAATCCAAAAAATTgtgatagaaaataatttggatATCAACAAGTGCATTGCTCAATGTTATGACGGAGCATCGGTTATGAGTGGAGTGTTCTCGGGAGTACAAAAACGAATAGCAGATGTAGTACCACAAGCTATATTTGTGCATTGCTATGCTCACCGCCTGAACCTTTGTTTAATTCATTCAATTCAAAACAACAGTATTgtggttaatttttttgatacagtcCAGTCTTTGTATAAGTACTTAATGAGTGGACATACTCGCtatgaaatttttatgaaaGTTCAAGAGGATAAAAACTTAAAAGCAATTCATTTAGAACGACTTGTGGAAACTAGATGGTCTTACTGGCATActtctttataa